One window of the Xiphophorus couchianus chromosome 12, X_couchianus-1.0, whole genome shotgun sequence genome contains the following:
- the pes gene encoding pescadillo: protein MGGLQKKKYERGSATNYITRNRARKKLMLSLPDFRRLCILKGIYPHEPKHKKKVNKGSTAPRTFYLLKDIRFLLHEPIVSKFREYKIFVRKLRRAYGKTEWSAVERLKENKPAYKLDHIVKERYPTFIDALRDIDDALCMGFLFSTFARTGKCHVQTIQLCRRLTVEWMNYVIASRALRKVFLSIKGIYYQAEVMGQLITWLVPYQFSHDHPTDVDYRVMATFTELYTTLLGFVNFRLYQSLNLVYPPKLDSKAESELKEDDEEDYAMNSESYTEKLSALSSSLARVVSSEEEEDAKLDEFPDEGEDMEKMEAREKEQKQLETQKKIFEGLKFFINREVPRESLAFVIRCFGGQVSWDKSVCIGSTYDVTDETITHQIVDRPNVDKQYMNRYYIQPQWVYDCVNAKIRLPVEDYFLGVNLPPHLSPFVEEKEGDYVPPEKLKIMALQRGEKLAQQDEEEEEEEEEEEDENEEEEDDEEEAEEKNLKKMEEQRSQGKSLQVKVTPGKVKVENPARLEQEEKAEEKRLAIMMMKKKEKYLYDKIMFGKKRKVREVNKLAAKRKAHDDAEKAKKKKARK, encoded by the exons ATGGGGGGtcttcagaagaaaaag TATGAGCGGGGCTCCGCCACCAACTACATCACCAGGAACAGAGCACGAAAGAAGCTCATGCTGAGCCTCCCTGACTTCAG GCGGCTGTGCATTCTTAAAGGAATTTATCCACATGAGCCAAAACACAAGAAGAAGGTGAACAAAGGCTCCACTGCTCCAAGGACCTTCTACCTGCTTAAAGACATCCGGTTTCTACTGCATGAGCCAATTGTGTCCAAGTTCAGAGAGTACAAG atCTTTGTGCGTAAACTAAGGAGGGCTTATGGAAAAACAGAGTGGTCTGCTGTTGAAAGACTCAAAGAGAACAAGCCGGCCTATAAATTGGACCACATTGTGAAAGAAAG GTACCCCACCTTTATCGACGCACTACGTGACATTGACGACGCCCTCTGCATGGGTTTTTTGTTCTCCACATTTGCCCGAACGGGAAAATGTCATGTGCAAACAATCCAATTGTGCAGACGCCTGACTGTGGAGTGGATGAACTACGTGATTGCATCTCGTGCGCTCAGAAAG GTTTTCCTCTCCATCAAGGGAATATATTACCAAGCTGAGGTCATGGGACAACTCATTACATGGCTGGTGCCATATCAGTTCTCCCATGAT CACCCAACAGATGTTGACTACAGAGTCATGGCGACTTTCACAGAGTTGTACACAACTCTCCTGGGGTTTGTCAACTTCAGACTCTACCAGTCTCTCAACTTGGTGTACCCTCCAAAG CTGGATAGTAAAGCAGAATCAGAGCTCAAAGAAGACGATGAAGAGGACTATGCCATGAATTCAGAGAGCTACACTGAG AAACTTTCAGCTCTTAGTTCCAGCCTGGCACGTGTTGTTTcctcagaggaggaggaggatgctAAACTTGATGAGTTTCCTGATGAAGGg gaGGACATGGAGAAGATGGAAGCCAGGGAGAAGGAACAGAAACAGTTGGAAACCCAGAAAAAGATATTTGAGGGGCTCAAATTCTTCATCAACAGAGAAGTGCCCAGAGAGTCGCTGGCGTTTGTCATCAG GTGTTTCGGTGGTCAGGTGTCCTGGGATAAATCTGTTTGCATTGGAAGCACATATGATGTCACAGATGAGACCATCACACATCAGATTGTTGACAGACCTAATGTGGACAAACAGTACATGAACAG GTACTACATCCAGCCGCAGTGGGTGTATGACTGTGTCAATGCTAAAATCCGCCTCCCTGTGGAGGACTACTTTCTTGGAGTAAATCTGCCTCCTCATCTGTCTCCATTTGTGGAAGAGAAGGAAGGAGACTATGTTCCCCCAGAGAAGCTGAAGATAATGGCCTTACAGCGAGGAGAAAAACTTG CTCAacaagatgaggaagaggaggaagaggaggaagaggaagaagatgaaaatgaagaggaggaagatgatgaagaggaggccGAAGAGAAGAACCTCAAAAAGATGGAGGAGCAAAGATCTCAGGGGAAG TCTCTTCAAGTTAAAGTGACGCCTGGAAAAGTGAAGGTAGAAAATCCCGCTCGCttggagcaggaggagaaggcagaggaaaaacGTCTTGCCATCATGATGatgaagaaaaaggagaagtaCCTGTATGACAAGATCATGtttggaaaaaagagaaaagtcagAGAG GTGAACAAGCTTGCTGCCAAGAGGAAAGCGCATGATGATGCTGAGAAagccaagaagaaaaaagcaagaaaataa
- the gal3st1a gene encoding galactosylceramide sulfotransferase gives MAGKQGRQWRSMCKGLILGTLLTSCMILLYCLPIQQANSNPPEVPVPYSCAHRPSHLHPKTSTNMSQKNSSQSCSPKVDIMFMKTHKTASSTFLNILFRFGEKHHLQFAFPNSRNDFFYPSLFQRSQVKDYKPGMCFNIICNHMRFNAPEVAKLLPLDTSYITILRDPAELFESSFHYFGRIVPFTWTIPGDDKLTEFLLDPHSYFDPEGFNSFYLKNLLFFDFGLDNTLELENPQVDEGIRFISERFYLVMLVEHFEESLILLKDALCWEMDDLLFFKLNARKGSTVSKLTPELRARALEWNAIDWKLYQHFNQTFWKKVDAYGRQRMAKDVAELRKRNKEMASICIEGGHAVEAGSIQETDMQPWQPIGEKSIMGYNLKKNVDKTHRKLCRKMLMPEIQYLTELGVNLWITKLWGHVRNILNW, from the exons ATGGCTGGCAAGCAAGGGAGACAATGGAGGTCCATGTGCAAAGGCCTCATCCTGGGAACACTTCTAACCAGCTGTATGATCCTGCTTTACTGTCTCCCCATCCAACAAGCCAATTCCAACCCACCTGA GGTCCCAGTGCCTTACTCTTGTGCCCATCGTCCATCCCATCTTCACCCTAAAACATCCACCAACATGTCCCAAAAAAACTCGAGCCAGTCTTGCTCTCCTAAAGTGGACATAATGttcatgaaaacacacaaaacggCCAGCAGCACTTTCCTCAACATCCTGTTCCGTTTTGGAGAGAAACACCATCTTCAGTTTGCCTTTCCCAACAGCAGGAATGACTTCTTTTATCCATCCCTTTTTCAACGTTCCCAGGTCAAAGACTACAAACCTGGAATGTGCTTTAACATCATCTGCAATCACATGCGGTTCAATGCTCCAGAAGTGGCTAAACTACTTCCTTTAGACACATCCTACATCACCATTCTGAGAGACCCGGCAGAACTTTTTGAGTCATCATTCCACTATTTTGGCCGGATAGTGCCTTTTACCTGGACGATACCGGGTGACGACAAGCTGACGGAGTTCCTGCTTGACCCTCACAGCTACTTTGATCCAGAGGGCTTTAATTCCTTCTACCTCAAGAACCTGCTGTTCTTTGACTTTGGACTTGACAACACTCTGGAGCTGGAGAATCCACAGGTAGACGAGGGAATCAGATTCATCTCAGAGCGCTTCTATCTGGTCATGTTGGTGGAACACTTTGAGGAATCACTGATCCTGCTCAAAGATGCTCTATGCTGGGAGATGGACGACTTGCTCTTCTTCAAGCTCAATGCCCGCAAGGGATCCACTGTGTCTAAACTTACCCCTGAGCTGAGGGCCAGGGCTCTTGAGTGGAATGCCATTGACTGGAAGCTATACCAGCACTTCAACCAAACGTTTTGGAAGAAGGTAGATGCCTATGGGCGGCAGCGTATGGCCAAAGACGTGGCAGAACtcaggaaaagaaacaaagagatgGCATCGATCTGCATTGAGGGAGGCCATGCAGTAGAAGCCGGCAGCATCCAGGAGACAGACATGCAGCCCTGGCAGCCAATAGGGGAGAAGTCTATCATGGGCTATAACCTAAAGAAGAATGTGGACAAAACACATCGGAAGTTGTGTCGTAAGATGTTGATGCCAGAGATTCAGTATCTGACAGAACTGGGGGTGAACCTGTGGATCACCAAGCTGTGGGGCCATGTTCGAAACATTCTTAACTGGTGA
- the lztr1 gene encoding leucine-zipper-like transcriptional regulator 1 isoform X1, translating to MSCRSTKVAPSVDFDHSCSDSVEYLTLNFGPFETVHRWRRLPPCDEFVGARRSKHTVVAYRDAIYVFGGDNGKNMLNDLLRFDVKDCSWCRAFTTGTPPAPRYHHSAVVYGSSMFVFGGYTGDIYSNSNLKNKNDLFEYKFATGQWTEWKVEGSLPVARSAHGATVYNDKLWIFAGYDGNARLNDMWTISLQDREHACWEEIDQSGEIPPSCCNFPVAVCRDKMFVFSGQSGAKITNNLFQFEFKGHMWTRIPTEHLLRGSPPPPQRRYGHTMVAFDRHLYVFGGAADNTLPNELHCYDVDSQTWEVIHPSQDSEMPSGRLFHAAAVIQDAMYIFGGTVDNNVRSGEMYRFQFSSYPKCTLHEDYGKLWENRQFCDVEFILGEREERVLGHIAIVTARCQWLRKKILQARDRQRQQRTKRESSEESDEGAAGGPRDVPAGSKPSGTQPLLEVSIREAEAQPFEVLMQFLYTDKIQYPRRGHVQDVLLIMDVYKLALSFKLSRLEQLCVQYIEASVDLQNVLSVCENANKLQLDQLKEHCLNFVVKESHFNQVIMTKEFEHLSTPLIVEIVRRKQQPPPRVYSDQPVDIGTSLVQDMKACLEGGGLEFCDIILLLDGHPRPAHKAILAARSSYFEAMFRSFMPEDGQVNISIGEMVPSKQAFESMLRYIYYGDVNMPPEDSLYLFAAPYYYGFSNNRLQAYCKQNLEMNVTVENVLQILEAADKTQALDMKKHCLHIIVHQFIKVSKLPNLRSLSQLLLLDIIESLATHISDKQCAEMGSDI from the exons ATGTCCTGCAGATCAACTAAAGTGGCGCCCAGTGTTGATTTCGACCACAGCTGCTCGGATAGCGTGGAGTACTTGACGCTCAACTTTGGACCATTTGAGACAGTACACCGCTGGAGAAGACTCCCTCCATGTGATGAGTTTGTGGGAGCAAG ACGCAGTAAGCACACTGTTGTGGCGTACAGGGATGCCATATATGTGTTTGGAGGAGACAATGG GAAAAACATGCTGAATGATTTACTTCGCTTTGATGTCAAGGACTGCTCTTGGTGTCG AGCTTTCACCACTGGAACTCCGCCAGCTCCAAGATACCACCACTCTGCAGTGGTCTATGGCAGCAGCATGTTTGTCTTTG GGGGCTACACAGGAgatatttattcaaattcaaacttgaaaaacaaaaacgaccTTTTTGAGTACAAGTTTGCCACAGGACAGTGGACCGAGTGGAAGGTGGAGGGAAG CTTGCCAGTGGCCAGATCTGCACATGGTGCCACAGTGTACAATGATAAGCTGTGGATTTTTGCTGGATATGACGGGAATGCCAG GCTGAATGACATGTGGACAATCAGTCTGCAGGACCGAGAACATGCATGCTGGGAAGAG ATTGACCAGAGTGGGGAGATTCCTCCTTCTTGCTGTAACTTCCCTGTCGCTGTATGTCGGGATAAGATGTTTGTGTTCTCCGGTCAGAGTGGAGCCAAAATCACCAATAATCTGTTTCAGTTTGAGTTTAAAGGCCACAT GTGGACACGCATCCCAACAGAGCATTTACTGCGgggctctcctcctcctcctcagagaCGCTACGGACACACTATGGTCGCCTTTGACCGCCACCTTTATGTATTTGGAGGGGCTGCTGACAACACTCTGCCCAATGAGCTTCACTGTTATGATGTGGACTCTCAGACCTGGGAGGTGATTCACCCCAGTCAAGACAGTGAG ATGCCCAGTGGGAGACTTTtccatgctgctgctgtgatTCAAGATGCCATGTACATTTTTGGAGGGACCGTGGACAACAACGTACGCAGTGGGGAGATGTACAGATTCCAG TTCTCAAGCTACCCAAAGTGTACCCTACACGAGGATTATGGCAAATTGTGGGAGAACCGTCAGTTCTGTGATGTGGAGTTCATTTTGGGAGAG agagaagagagagtcTTGGGGCACATAGCCATAGTTACTGCGAGGTGTCAGTGGCTGCGGAAGAAAATCCTGCAGGCCCGAGACAGGCAGCGACAG CAGAGGACCAAACGTGAGAGCAGTGAGGAAAGTGATGAGGGAGCAGCTGGAGGCCCAAGAGATGTCCCAGCAGGCAGTAAGCCATCGGGCACACAGCCCCTGCTAGAGGTATCCATCAGGGAAGCAGAAGCTCAGCCTTTCGAAGTCCTAATGCAGTTTCTCTATACTGACAAGATTCAGTACCCTCGCAGAG GTCATGTCCAGGACGTTCTTCTGATAATGGACGTGTACAAACTCGCTCTAAGTTTTAAGCTTTCACGACTGGAGCAGCTTTGTGTGCAGTACATCGAGGCGTCTGTAGATCTGCAGAATGTTCTGAGTGTTTGTGAGAACGCCAACAAGCTGCAGCTGGACCAGCTCAAG GAGCACTGTCTCAACTTTGTAGTGAAGGAATCCCACTTTAATCAGGTGATCATGACCAAAGAGTTTGAGCATCTTTCCACTCCACTGATAGTGGAGATAGTGCGGCGGAAGCAGCAGCCTCCCCCCAGAGTGTATTCAGACCAGCCAGTGGACATCGGGACGTCTCTGGTGCAGGACATGAAGGCCTGCCTGGAGGGAGGAGGACTGGAGTTCTGCGACATTATTCTGCTGTTAGACGGACATCCTCGGCCTGCACACAAAGCCATACTTGCTGCTCGATCCAG TTACTTTGAGGCGATGTTCCGCTCCTTCATGCCAGAAGACGGTCAGGTGAATATTTCCATCGGTGAGATGGTTCCAAGCAAGCAGGCTTTTGAATCCATGCTGCGCTACATTTACTACGGTGACGTCAACATGCCTCCAGAAGATTCTCT CTATCTGTTTGCTGCTCCGTATTACTACGGCTTCTCCAACAACAGGCTCCAGGCTTACTGCAAGCAGAACCTGGAGATGAATGTGACTGTGGAGAATGTCCTGCag ATCCTGGAGGCGGCAGACAAGACGCAGGCTCTGGACATGAAGAAGCACTGCCTCCACATTATTGTCCATCAGTTCATCAAG GTATCCAAGCTCCCCAACCTGCGGTCTCTCAGCCAGCTGCTGTTGTTGGACATCATTGAGTCTCTAGCTACGCACATATCAGACAAACAGTGTGCTGAAATGGGCTCTGACATTTAG
- the lztr1 gene encoding leucine-zipper-like transcriptional regulator 1 isoform X2, translating to MSCRSTKVAPSVDFDHSCSDSVEYLTLNFGPFETVHRWRRLPPCDEFVGARRSKHTVVAYRDAIYVFGGDNGKNMLNDLLRFDVKDCSWCRAFTTGTPPAPRYHHSAVVYGSSMFVFGGYTGDIYSNSNLKNKNDLFEYKFATGQWTEWKVEGSLPVARSAHGATVYNDKLWIFAGYDGNARLNDMWTISLQDREHACWEEIDQSGEIPPSCCNFPVAVCRDKMFVFSGQSGAKITNNLFQFEFKGHMWTRIPTEHLLRGSPPPPQRRYGHTMVAFDRHLYVFGGAADNTLPNELHCYDVDSQTWEVIHPSQDSEMPSGRLFHAAAVIQDAMYIFGGTVDNNVRSGEMYRFQFSSYPKCTLHEDYGKLWENRQFCDVEFILGEREERVLGHIAIVTARCQWLRKKILQARDRQRQRTKRESSEESDEGAAGGPRDVPAGSKPSGTQPLLEVSIREAEAQPFEVLMQFLYTDKIQYPRRGHVQDVLLIMDVYKLALSFKLSRLEQLCVQYIEASVDLQNVLSVCENANKLQLDQLKEHCLNFVVKESHFNQVIMTKEFEHLSTPLIVEIVRRKQQPPPRVYSDQPVDIGTSLVQDMKACLEGGGLEFCDIILLLDGHPRPAHKAILAARSSYFEAMFRSFMPEDGQVNISIGEMVPSKQAFESMLRYIYYGDVNMPPEDSLYLFAAPYYYGFSNNRLQAYCKQNLEMNVTVENVLQILEAADKTQALDMKKHCLHIIVHQFIKVSKLPNLRSLSQLLLLDIIESLATHISDKQCAEMGSDI from the exons ATGTCCTGCAGATCAACTAAAGTGGCGCCCAGTGTTGATTTCGACCACAGCTGCTCGGATAGCGTGGAGTACTTGACGCTCAACTTTGGACCATTTGAGACAGTACACCGCTGGAGAAGACTCCCTCCATGTGATGAGTTTGTGGGAGCAAG ACGCAGTAAGCACACTGTTGTGGCGTACAGGGATGCCATATATGTGTTTGGAGGAGACAATGG GAAAAACATGCTGAATGATTTACTTCGCTTTGATGTCAAGGACTGCTCTTGGTGTCG AGCTTTCACCACTGGAACTCCGCCAGCTCCAAGATACCACCACTCTGCAGTGGTCTATGGCAGCAGCATGTTTGTCTTTG GGGGCTACACAGGAgatatttattcaaattcaaacttgaaaaacaaaaacgaccTTTTTGAGTACAAGTTTGCCACAGGACAGTGGACCGAGTGGAAGGTGGAGGGAAG CTTGCCAGTGGCCAGATCTGCACATGGTGCCACAGTGTACAATGATAAGCTGTGGATTTTTGCTGGATATGACGGGAATGCCAG GCTGAATGACATGTGGACAATCAGTCTGCAGGACCGAGAACATGCATGCTGGGAAGAG ATTGACCAGAGTGGGGAGATTCCTCCTTCTTGCTGTAACTTCCCTGTCGCTGTATGTCGGGATAAGATGTTTGTGTTCTCCGGTCAGAGTGGAGCCAAAATCACCAATAATCTGTTTCAGTTTGAGTTTAAAGGCCACAT GTGGACACGCATCCCAACAGAGCATTTACTGCGgggctctcctcctcctcctcagagaCGCTACGGACACACTATGGTCGCCTTTGACCGCCACCTTTATGTATTTGGAGGGGCTGCTGACAACACTCTGCCCAATGAGCTTCACTGTTATGATGTGGACTCTCAGACCTGGGAGGTGATTCACCCCAGTCAAGACAGTGAG ATGCCCAGTGGGAGACTTTtccatgctgctgctgtgatTCAAGATGCCATGTACATTTTTGGAGGGACCGTGGACAACAACGTACGCAGTGGGGAGATGTACAGATTCCAG TTCTCAAGCTACCCAAAGTGTACCCTACACGAGGATTATGGCAAATTGTGGGAGAACCGTCAGTTCTGTGATGTGGAGTTCATTTTGGGAGAG agagaagagagagtcTTGGGGCACATAGCCATAGTTACTGCGAGGTGTCAGTGGCTGCGGAAGAAAATCCTGCAGGCCCGAGACAGGCAGCGACAG AGGACCAAACGTGAGAGCAGTGAGGAAAGTGATGAGGGAGCAGCTGGAGGCCCAAGAGATGTCCCAGCAGGCAGTAAGCCATCGGGCACACAGCCCCTGCTAGAGGTATCCATCAGGGAAGCAGAAGCTCAGCCTTTCGAAGTCCTAATGCAGTTTCTCTATACTGACAAGATTCAGTACCCTCGCAGAG GTCATGTCCAGGACGTTCTTCTGATAATGGACGTGTACAAACTCGCTCTAAGTTTTAAGCTTTCACGACTGGAGCAGCTTTGTGTGCAGTACATCGAGGCGTCTGTAGATCTGCAGAATGTTCTGAGTGTTTGTGAGAACGCCAACAAGCTGCAGCTGGACCAGCTCAAG GAGCACTGTCTCAACTTTGTAGTGAAGGAATCCCACTTTAATCAGGTGATCATGACCAAAGAGTTTGAGCATCTTTCCACTCCACTGATAGTGGAGATAGTGCGGCGGAAGCAGCAGCCTCCCCCCAGAGTGTATTCAGACCAGCCAGTGGACATCGGGACGTCTCTGGTGCAGGACATGAAGGCCTGCCTGGAGGGAGGAGGACTGGAGTTCTGCGACATTATTCTGCTGTTAGACGGACATCCTCGGCCTGCACACAAAGCCATACTTGCTGCTCGATCCAG TTACTTTGAGGCGATGTTCCGCTCCTTCATGCCAGAAGACGGTCAGGTGAATATTTCCATCGGTGAGATGGTTCCAAGCAAGCAGGCTTTTGAATCCATGCTGCGCTACATTTACTACGGTGACGTCAACATGCCTCCAGAAGATTCTCT CTATCTGTTTGCTGCTCCGTATTACTACGGCTTCTCCAACAACAGGCTCCAGGCTTACTGCAAGCAGAACCTGGAGATGAATGTGACTGTGGAGAATGTCCTGCag ATCCTGGAGGCGGCAGACAAGACGCAGGCTCTGGACATGAAGAAGCACTGCCTCCACATTATTGTCCATCAGTTCATCAAG GTATCCAAGCTCCCCAACCTGCGGTCTCTCAGCCAGCTGCTGTTGTTGGACATCATTGAGTCTCTAGCTACGCACATATCAGACAAACAGTGTGCTGAAATGGGCTCTGACATTTAG